A stretch of the Apteryx mantelli isolate bAptMan1 chromosome 3, bAptMan1.hap1, whole genome shotgun sequence genome encodes the following:
- the MRPL14 gene encoding large ribosomal subunit protein uL14m, with product MANKWQITKIQMALLNRQLGLSLTHLRSTVIQRHFSVTGACSAIQKLTRVRVVDNSALGNTPYHRPPKCIHVYNKTGVGKVGDTILLAIKGEKKKALIVGQKMPGPPMTPRFDSNNVVLIEDNGNPIGTRIKTPIPYILRRREGEFSKVLAIARNFV from the exons ATGGCAAATAAAT GGCAGATTACCAAAATCCAAATGGCTCTCTTGAATAGGCAACTGGGTTTATCCTTAACCCATCTACGCAGCACAGTCATCCAGCGACACTTCAG TGTCACTGGAGCGTGCAGTGCAATACAGAAACTGACTCGTGTACGAGTGGTGGACAACAGCGCCTTGGGGAACACACCATACCACCGGCCACCAAAATGTATCCATGTGTATAACAAGACCGGAGTTGGCAAAGTAGGAGATACCATTCTTCTGGCTatcaaaggagaaaagaagaaggCTTTGATTGTAGGGCAGAAGATGCCTGGCCCACCCATGACCCCTAGATTTGATTCCAACAATGTGGTACTCATAGAAGACAATGGAAATCCAATAGGGACTAGAATAAAAACACCAATACCTTATATCCTGCGACGGAGAGAAGGAGAGTTCTCCAAAGTACTGGCCATTGCACGCAACTTTGTGTGA